TCTTAAGATTCCTCAGTCGAATGATGGAAAAGACTGGTGGGAGTACATCGATCCTTCAGTCAACAAGTCGATGTTAGATGGTATGATACAGTAACCTCGTAGAGGAGACTTTTTGGTTTTTACAGCTTTAAcaccgaagtgcaaggtgatacgcgaacgggacactaagtcccTTGCGAGGCGTACCCCTTTTTTGAGTACCCACCCATACCGAGAGACTCACAGAGGccaaccacaacaccgggaacttcatgccctgctcttttcgaatagtgtgtgggttctttaacgtcccacaatgatcatatttatgaacatggaaggtatctgtgagacgggacctacggtttatcgtccttatccgagaagacttgaaagtcgtGATCATCGCAGGTTAAGCATGAGCAAAACGAAGGCCCTAGAAATTCAGAGTAATCCTGTGCCTCTTCTAGACCTTTACTTTTACTACtcaacaaatagattccatgctgccgtgcgtctgttcagtaagaGGGTAGGGTTAAAATCGCTTCCAGTGCTAGATTTTAAAAGCCATTGTTTTACTGCTGCTTAATTGACGCTCAAAGCTGTAATGATCACGAATTCTCTGTCTCTTTCTCCGCATTTCTAACAGACGTCTCTCTCATTTAGCCTTGGCTCACCGGTGAACGGTATTTATGGCCCAAAAAATGGTCAATCAGATTGAGCCAGATAACCACAACGCTTCTTACTTCCCGTGCTGCTTGCAAAATCACCGCACCAATGGGCTTGGCTCTGTATTCAACATTTCCTGACGGAAAGGGAAATATAAACGCGAAACAGTCATAACTTCCCTTCCTCTTGCAGATATCGCTCAGGATTTCCTCAAAGTCATGGAGAAGTGTCCCAACAGACTTAAAAGGAAGATCAACACTGTGACAAACCTTAAGGCAAGGGAATCTATTTAAggctacagaaaaaaaaaacttcttctCTTTGTAGCACTAAGTGGATAAATCCAAAATAGTCTTCTTGAAGTGCAGCTCAGGTGCGTAATTCTATTCTTGTCTAAAGACCGTCTCTTGCTGATTATCCTCCCAAGAACTTGGATTTGTATTGCATCTAAGACTTTCTAAGACCTCTGTTATCCTTCACCTATCGCTTCCCCATTTCGCTGTGTTATTGTAAGAAAGACTTGGGAGCTAAATTGCTCTCCTTTGGAGTACTGATTTCGTCCACAGCAAGGTAACAGGTCTGTTTGGTCTTCCCACGGTTGTCCCCAGTGCCTCAGCGGTCTGGAGTAGAGGTAGCGATGTCTAGGCGTGAGACTTCGTGCGAGTTTGCTTAGGTGGCATTTCCTATCTAGCAGGAGACGTGTGGTTTTTAAAGCCAACGAAGAAAATACATCAAGAAACTCTCGAGATATTTATGATACTGGCCACGCAATGTTTGGTCTACCAAGGATGGTCTTCCCATGGGGGTCCTGAGATCTGAATTTTTCAAAAAGTTACGAGCTACGTTCCAGGTGTTAGTACGTGGTCATCTCTGGTGGATTATTGTGAATttcctgttgttgtttttttgcattgtaGGGTGTATCACACAGCAAGATGTCGAAAGGAGAATCCACCAGTAGTCGAGCATCGAGTTCGTCCGCGGCGAGTGCTTCCTCAACCAGCCATGGTCTTGTCGATGGAGCTCAAAATGGATATTCTTTTTACGATGTACCTTTCTCAAATGAGTTGGATGGGAAAGCTTTGCATAGGTCCAAATCTGATAAGGAccgagagagagagaaagaaaaaaggaggGAATCGTCTCTTGGTAAACTCAAACCTCTGCCAGTTGCTACCTCAACAGTAACGGCATCGTCAACCACAGGAGCGAGTTCGTCGAATTCGAACACAGTGTTACCACCTTTGCCTCCGCTGCCTCCACTTACATCGAAATACGCATCTCTTCCTTCGGCTAATCTTGTTCAGTCAAATGATGTTAAAGGTTCGTCTGCAGCATCGAGTTCGGCGAAGGATTCATCGTCTTCAAGAGGGAAACACCGACATCATCCTCACGATGAATCGCAGCCTGCTAAGAAACACAAATCTTCACACTCTCACGCACAAAGATCGCATTCATCTTCGTCTTCGTCGTCGCATCGCAAGCCGAGTGGTTCGTCGCAGTCTTCGGATTCCTCACCATCTCCTAGCCTCAAACACGGTCATTCATCGGCTCACAAGAGTTCAAGCCACTCTGCGAAACTCTCGAATCCTTCTCATCATCACTCTCAAACTGGTCTGTCGTCGCAACCTGCGCATGGATCTTCTCATTCCTCGAAAAAACCACACCCAACACCGCATCCGCCAAGTCACAAGTCttcgtcgtcgtcatcgtccTCGCAGCATCATGGACACCACGGGCATTCTTCGTCTCATCGGCCACCTACGGCGTCGTTGGAATCCTCGAAGAAACACTCGAGCGCCGTGCGATCGGGGGCAGCGGTTTCATCGCAGCCAGCTCCTACCGCGAGACAACTGACCCCTCCACCACCCCCTCCCCCGCCTCCGTCCACGATGGACTTGGGCTTGCTTTCGTCGTTGAATACGCCGGGAATGTTAGGCGTCTTTCCCAGCGCGGAGATGCAGGCAATGCAACCGCCGATAAGTATGCAATTTGGGGGTCATTTTATGCCTCCCATGTTTTCGTCCAATTCGAGGCCATCTATGCTGCAGGGCGAGGCACCTCCACCACCACCCCCCGAACCAGAACCAGCGGCACCTCCACCACCACCCCCTCCGATGCCATAGCAACGAAGACTCGCGTCATCAGTTATGTCGTTTGTTTTCTAGGCGGACGCGGATGTAAAAATGAGAACCGCGGCTGGGGAATTGGTAGGAACAGAGGCAGACGCCGCAACAAATCAAAGTTGCCAAGGAAGAGAAAATTCTTGTCTCAGGGAAAAAATGATGCTAATTTGTAATCTATGTATTTAAGTTCCAATCATATGAGACTTTTGAAGAAAAGACTCGGTAACAATTATaggtttctcttttcttttttttttttcatttatgaaTCGAGGATAGTGTTTTGATGTTTCGGTTAGTTGTCCTTCTCTTGTGCTTTCATGTGTATTCGGCGGTGAGAATAAGACGATAACCCAGAATTTTTCTGCACTTCAGACTTCGACAAAAAAGTCTCGCTCTTTTTCAAAAATGCCCACATACTTGTTCTACAAGTCAGAATTTAGCTTTATTCAAGTGCACCGCCTTTCAATTTTAATTGCACATACTGTgaaaataacaactgaaaagcGTACCCGTTTTGAAGTCTAAATAGATAATGTGTCCTGAAAGGACTTTTTTTTCCCAAGAATTCGATGAAATGTGTTCTGCACTCATACTGAGATCGTCCCTGAAAGCGTTTATTTTACAAAAGCATTATTGGAGAGTGTTTAAAAAAAGAGATGCTACGATTTCCAGCGATTTGTAACTAACGCCGTTCTTGAGAAGTGCTAGTGTCTTTAATCACGCGGGCTTCCGAAGCGGCTGTCATTACGTAATAAATGCAAAGTGGGACGAAGATGATCGGTTTAGCGATGACGCTCTGTAGTGAAAACGAGGGGCCTTCTTCGGACATCGCAATAATACATGGTGAGTTTCTGCATCTTTTGTACAAATGTTACCTCATATTGGGGAAAACGCTCTTGGTGATACATGATTACAAGTCACGAAAATTGTGATCcaataagaaaataatattaatgtgaACTTGTGTTTATGATTTTCATACTCTGAACTGGCAGCGCGAGGAATTGAACGATCGAAGCCTTTAGTTGTCGAAATTTGTTCGTGAAACTTCTTGGTAAAAGCTGGTCTTAGGATATGTTTTCGTTTTAGAAATAATACAGGTTTCGAGGGAAAGGTGACTTATTTACAAAAGCGCACGTCAGCGTGAATATCGACTCAATTATTTCTTTGCCATGTTATCGATTTAATTGGGACGAAGTGAACCGTATAGCTAGATCTCTGAATGTTCATGGTTGTAAATGATAAGTATGTTCGTGACAAAGCTCAAAAACTGGTGTTCACGAAAATATCTCGTCAGTACGGGTACTTTGCGCAAAGTATAGGTATTTGCCTGTAGCTGAAGTAGATGGATACATTTTCTGTGGGATGTGAATGTAAAATATTGCTTTCTATGTGAAGATACCTCCGATAGACTTTTCATTTGATTAATTTTTGGGTATTATCATGTGCAGTGATTTTCTTGTAAAATAACTTAAGTGATCTGAAAAAGCTCAAAACCCATTTGCTCAAGAATAAGGGCGTAAGCCATAAAATCTTTGCTGGTCAAAGTAAGGAAGTTGAATCTAACTGCaagctaaaaacaaaacaaaaaacacggAGTGTTTCCTTTCTTAGTAACCATCATTCAAGGTGGAGCGATTTTCAGCTGAGTTTCGAGTCATTGTCTTTAGGATTGTCTTGGTTTTGAGCTTCTGCGTTTCTTGATATGCTGAAAAATCTCACGCCACATCCTTAGTCAGTGGGAGTCAACCCTTCGCATTTTCCCGCACTATGGGTCGGCTGCAAGTGTCTAGGTCTATTTCGATTGGACACTCGATTTACTGTCACAACATCGAACTACTGGAATTAAACCATATTGTAATCACGTAGTGCGCATGATAGTTTTCGAGACTGGTTGTAAAGAGATCACAGAACTTTACTTGAATTTAATTGTAATAGTAGAAAAACGTGATCAATTAAGGAGACATTAAAAACATCGTGTTTCAACTGAAATTGGTTTGAGCAGTTTGTTTGTAACTAGATGAAAGACGAAATCAATGGTTTCCCACGATAAACCCATGCAAAACGGCAGTGAAATTCTGTCCTGGATACCAAGATAGAACCGGTTGTTATATTCCCAAGATGAGGCGTTAGTCATATTCTCATTTAACCGTCTCTGTTTTAGTTATTCCCTTGAATTGTGCGTTGTCTTATAGACataataaatacaccttattcgatggtttagcatataatacgtgcgggtattttgcgagttgcgtagtaaaATACGAGCAATGAACAAAATGTCCGCTCGTATTATGTGCTAAACCATAGAacaagaggtttattattccactacaaaaaaattgttattttacaattggcttctattttttGTTAAGAGTATTCAGAAACACCCAGATTCCGTCTGTGAAAATGACGTTAACTATGAACAAAACGTTCGCGTATTCGCCCTGTTGTAAACCTGTTAAACTAGGACAATATAGTGTATTACGACCTCGCATTTTGCGCAttctcttgaccttatatggtaaaatgacataatagtggaataataaatacatcttattagatggtttaacatgtaatacgcgcggatattttgcgagttgcgtagtatttttccgagccccacaaGGGCGAGGAAAattgcgagcaatgagcaaaatgtccgtgagtattatatgttaaaccatctaataagagatttattatcccgctacaaaaaggtgttattttgattcaattttatctcgtaagagtgtttttcaaaaaatgcatcatctgtccttcagggcgcttgcgaacgatgtaaacagcacagaaagtcagccaaattaataatgtcttttatttgattgtataaacgaaatgacgagagacaagcgatgacaagctaaattcgcaggctttgtatcgcggcGATGAAagcatttctttcattgaaaaactgccgttccgtccgtatttgctctgttctaaaccggtcaaaccgggacacaacagtgtattaccgtctcctattttgcgcgttctcttgaccagatatggtaaaatgacgcaatagtggaatgataaatacatcttattagatggtttatcatataatacgcgcggatattttgcgagttgcgtagtatttttccgagccccgcaggggcgaggaaaaatgcgagcaatgagcaaaatgtccgcgagtattatatgttaaaccatctaataagagatttattattccgctacaaaaaggtgttattttgatgcaattttatctggtaagagtgtttttaaaaaaatgcatcatctgtccttcagggagcttgcgaacgatataaacagcacagaaagtcagccaaattaattaacatcctttatttgattgtataaacgaaatgaccagaggcaagcgatgacaagctaaattctcaggctttgtaccgcgatgaaaacaatttctttcattgaaaaactgccgttccgtccgtatttgctctgttctaaaccggtcaaaccgggacactacagtgtattaccgtctcatattttgcgcgttctcttgaccaaatatggtaaaatgacatcatagtggaataataaatatggttatttcatgttattatttttgtcatttgGCAGATCACGTCAAAGAAATGAACAGGAGTGCATTGGCACgttcaacaaaattatttttcctcgtccAACCACatataatagggagcttaacaTGCTACGATGGTAACTTCAACAAAATCCTCAAATTAAAATAGGACTGCGTTAAGTttagtgttttgcgattatttcatATTGGTCACAGTTGAACAAAATGGGCAaggtgcactttcgcttgctgaCACGAACAGTTAtcatgaaaaagcaaaaaaatgaaagatttactgctgcaggttcgtgttgtcgtcagaacctcaaatataaaaattccacgtcgtcgtttggcagactgtgtcaaaaatttgaaccaaaaagcgtgccgcacgtgaagcacga
The nucleotide sequence above comes from Acropora muricata isolate sample 2 chromosome 12, ASM3666990v1, whole genome shotgun sequence. Encoded proteins:
- the LOC136892035 gene encoding cyclin-T1-like, producing MATSAVSTTDRFYFSKEQLENTPSRKNGVEPEKEQSYRQQAATLIQDMGQRLSVNQLTINTAIVYMHRFYMFHSFNKFHRNALAPCCLFLAAKTEEQPRKLEHVLKVAHACLHRDGPQLDPKSEEYLQQAQDLIENESILLQTLGFEITVHHPHTYVVKCIQLVRASKDLGQTSYFMATNSLHLTTLCLQYKPPVVACACIHLASKWSNWEIPQSNDGKDWWEYIDPSVNKSMLDDIAQDFLKVMEKCPNRLKRKINTVTNLKGVSHSKMSKGESTSSRASSSSAASASSTSHGLVDGAQNGYSFYDVPFSNELDGKALHRSKSDKDREREKEKRRESSLGKLKPLPVATSTVTASSTTGASSSNSNTVLPPLPPLPPLTSKYASLPSANLVQSNDVKGSSAASSSAKDSSSSRGKHRHHPHDESQPAKKHKSSHSHAQRSHSSSSSSSHRKPSGSSQSSDSSPSPSLKHGHSSAHKSSSHSAKLSNPSHHHSQTGLSSQPAHGSSHSSKKPHPTPHPPSHKSSSSSSSSQHHGHHGHSSSHRPPTASLESSKKHSSAVRSGAAVSSQPAPTARQLTPPPPPPPPPSTMDLGLLSSLNTPGMLGVFPSAEMQAMQPPISMQFGGHFMPPMFSSNSRPSMLQGEAPPPPPPEPEPAAPPPPPPPMP